The Leguminivora glycinivorella isolate SPB_JAAS2020 chromosome 1, LegGlyc_1.1, whole genome shotgun sequence genome includes a region encoding these proteins:
- the LOC125229212 gene encoding transmembrane protein 177, producing MVTRKPISWFLTDQGRSVSFALVTGTGLALTAAKFLPHTFFLDKYKEFVHNYTDGKPDPLPRELTERYKQCLDILKLPDVHRKLVSPFSVFGFDLFHAGSTSSKYGVAVGIPVNFTYKSVADLENADIKVNQKKIDWTSEAGQKLAESLILPERVQQFAICRETLMTQNNKVQYEATYPFLCMFFVYNLTTYLNRRMNLYAGPASMRGTLYSIVGLFGVGTYFLLKDTTEVYYETEVDKSLCALGREYVEAGVIFYDKILKRNQALRELMGAEGEKKYSKLGNENFFLRQPRIALVHRKLYFENELKKLETQDDEAGKDLLE from the exons ATGGTAACACGAAAGCCTATAAGCTGGTTTTTAACCGATCAGGGACGGTCGGTTTCCTTTGCTCTTGTAACCGGCACTGGTCTTGCATTAACTGCAGCGAAATTTTTGCCCCATACATTTTTCCTGGACAAATATAAAGAGTTTGTTCACAACTACAC agacGGCAAACCGGACCCTTTGCCCAGAGAACTTACTGAGAGATATAAACAATGTCTGGATATCTTAAAATTGCCTGATGTACATCGGAAACTTGTCTCACCATTTTCAGTGTTTGGATTTGATTTGTTTCATGCAG GCAGCACCAGTTCAAAATATGGTGTGGCAGTGGGAATACCAGTTAATTTTACATACAAGTCAGTTGCTGACTTAGAAAATGCTGACATTAAG GTTAACCAGAAGAAAATAGATTGGACATCAGAGGCTGGCCAGAAACTGGCAGAATCCCTGATCCTGCCTGAGAGAGTTCAACAATTTGCCATTTGCAGAGAGACCCTTATGACACAGAACAATAAGGTTCAATATGAAGCCACATATCCATTCTTGTGCATGTTTTTTGTATACAACTTAACCACATATCTCAATAGAAGAATGAACCTGTATGCAGGCCCAGCATCAATGCGTGGAACTCTTTATTCAATAGTAGGACTGTTTGGTGTGGGCACATACTTCCTTTTAAAAGATACAACTGAAGTTTATTATGAAACGGAGGTGGACAAATCATTGTGTGCATTGGGCCGAGAATATGTTGAGGCAGGAGTCATCTTCTACGATAAAATACTCAAGAGAAATCAAGCACTGAGAGAATTGATGGGGGCAGAAGGAGAGAAAAAATACAGCAAACTTGGAAATGAAAATTTCTTCCTGAGACAACCTCGGATAGCATTGGTGCATAGAAAGCTATATTTTGAGAATGAGTTAAAGAAACTTGAAACACAGGACGATGAGGCTGGAAAGGATTTGCTAGagtaa